One segment of Cataglyphis hispanica isolate Lineage 1 chromosome 23, ULB_Chis1_1.0, whole genome shotgun sequence DNA contains the following:
- the LOC126857869 gene encoding uncharacterized protein LOC126857869, translating to MHYGKKSPSMGTPSVYSHVTTRSSANLRSSRSVRSVKIPWYQKTRLTHAFILDIQRGAMFTAIFSLCLAFFTVCTAIFDIYCLSQAAPGSTHYGYYIISYEFVYVGNQHVRNALIVFALFSMLGGIVVFVTSLMLITALRKEHEKKIIPWLYSFAVFTLFRLFAFIFFSIVNDMIFAYNILICFLWTIFICISAYGWLIVYSLYLELRDLTRLEDLAHLRIGTMQSLNASTTHSIAGSRPTTPHSVVSTLPVK from the exons ATGCATTATGGAAAGAAGTCTCCCAGCATGGGAACACCATCTGTTTATTCTCATGTAACTACTCGCAGCAGTGCAAATCTCAGATCATCAAGGTCTGTACGCAGCGTAAAAATTCCATGGTATCAGAAAACGAGACTAACACATGCTTTTATACTCGATATTCAAAGAGGTGCTATGTTTACCGCTATATTTTCATTG tgtCTAGCCTTTTTCACAGTGTGTACAGCTATTTTTGATATCTACTGTTTGTCACAAGCTGCGCCTGGTTCCACACATtatggatattatattatatcatatgaaTTTGTTTATGTGGGCAATCAGCatg ttcgTAATGCGTTGATCGTATTTGCATTGTTCTCCATGTTGGGTGGAATAGTCGTCTTTGTAACTTCTTTGATGTTAATCACAGCTCTGCGGAAAGaacatgaaaagaaaataataccaTGGCTATATAGTTTCGCTGTATTCACTCTTTTCagattatttgcttttatattttttagcattGTAAATGATATGATATTTGCCTATAATATCTTGATATGTTTCCTATggacaatatttatttgcatttctgCATATGGTTGGCTTATCGTGTATTCTTTATATCTTGAATTACGCGATTTAACAAGATTAGAAGATCTTGCTCATTTGCGG attggTACAATGCAGTCTCTAAATGCATCAACGACACATTCTATTGCTGGTTCTCGACCAACAACGCCTCATAGTGTAGTATCTACTTTGCCTGTTaagtaa
- the LOC126857859 gene encoding mitochondrial uncoupling protein 2-like isoform X2 → MKQGTSEDFSLGLKLFTAGTAACIADLATFPLDTAKVRMQIAGAGQALLLASAEGPVFAVRASQPGLFQTIGNLVRFEGVRSLYGGLSAGLQRQMCFASIRLGLYDSVKSLYAGFFDGNSRSCTSIDIGVRIAAGITTGALAVLLAQPTDVVKVRLQAGNNGRSTVRYTSTLQAYKNIASVEGARGLWKGTMPNISRNAIVNVAEIVCYDVIKDLILVSGYLHDGIPCHLTAATAAGLCTTLAASPVDVVKTRYMNSAAGEYKGAIDCAIRTFVQEGPSAFYKGFVPSFSRLVSWNIVLWVTYEQMKLQLKKWHGIE, encoded by the exons ATGAAGCAAGGAACGTCGGAAGATTTTTCACTTGGCTTGAAGTTATTTACCGCCGGCACGGCGGCCTGCATCGCCGATTTAGCTACCTTTCCGTTGGATACCGCCAAAGTCAGAATGCAG attgcgGGGGCAGGACAAGCTTTATTGCTGGCGTCAGCGGAAGGTCCGGTTTTTGCAGTAAGAGCGAGCCAGCCGGGATTGTTCCAGACCATCGGGAACCTCGTTAGATTCGAAGGCGTAAG GAGCCTGTACGGAGGTCTGTCCGCGGGACTCCAGAGACAGATGTGTTTCGCCAGCATACGATTGGGCCTCTACGACAGCGTGAAGTCACTCTACGCTGGATTCTTCGACG GTAATAGTAGAAGCTGCACATCGATAGACATTGGCGTGCGGATTGCTGCAGGAATCACAACGGGTGCTTTGGCGGTGCTGCTGGCTCAGCCGACCGACGTTGTTAAGGTCCGCTTGCAAGCTGGAAATAATGGGCGATCGACGGTGAGGTATACCTCCACTCTGCAGGCTTATAAGAATATCGCTAGCGTGGAAGGCGCGAGAGGCCTTTGGAAAG GAACCATGCCGAACATCTCGCGGAACGCTATCGTGAATGTGGCGGAGATAGTCTGTTACGATGTCATCAAGGATCTCATTCTGGTCAGCGGCTATCTCCACGACGGGATACCGTGTCACTTGACGGCCGCAACGGCCGCGGGACTTTGCACCACTCTGGCAGCGAGTCCTGTGGATGTAGTGAAGACGCGTTACATGAACAGCGCAGCCGGCGAGTACAAGGGCGCGATAGACTGTGCCATCAGGACCTTCGTCCAGGAGGGCCCATCCGCATTCTACAAGGGTTTCGTGCCGAGTTTCTCGCGCCTAGTTTCCTGGAATATCGTACTCTGGGTGACATACGAACAA
- the LOC126857859 gene encoding mitochondrial uncoupling protein 2-like isoform X1 yields the protein MKQGTSEDFSLGLKLFTAGTAACIADLATFPLDTAKVRMQIAGAGQALLLASAEGPVFAVRASQPGLFQTIGNLVRFEGVRSLYGGLSAGLQRQMCFASIRLGLYDSVKSLYAGFFDAGNSRSCTSIDIGVRIAAGITTGALAVLLAQPTDVVKVRLQAGNNGRSTVRYTSTLQAYKNIASVEGARGLWKGTMPNISRNAIVNVAEIVCYDVIKDLILVSGYLHDGIPCHLTAATAAGLCTTLAASPVDVVKTRYMNSAAGEYKGAIDCAIRTFVQEGPSAFYKGFVPSFSRLVSWNIVLWVTYEQMKLQLKKWHGIE from the exons ATGAAGCAAGGAACGTCGGAAGATTTTTCACTTGGCTTGAAGTTATTTACCGCCGGCACGGCGGCCTGCATCGCCGATTTAGCTACCTTTCCGTTGGATACCGCCAAAGTCAGAATGCAG attgcgGGGGCAGGACAAGCTTTATTGCTGGCGTCAGCGGAAGGTCCGGTTTTTGCAGTAAGAGCGAGCCAGCCGGGATTGTTCCAGACCATCGGGAACCTCGTTAGATTCGAAGGCGTAAG GAGCCTGTACGGAGGTCTGTCCGCGGGACTCCAGAGACAGATGTGTTTCGCCAGCATACGATTGGGCCTCTACGACAGCGTGAAGTCACTCTACGCTGGATTCTTCGACG caGGTAATAGTAGAAGCTGCACATCGATAGACATTGGCGTGCGGATTGCTGCAGGAATCACAACGGGTGCTTTGGCGGTGCTGCTGGCTCAGCCGACCGACGTTGTTAAGGTCCGCTTGCAAGCTGGAAATAATGGGCGATCGACGGTGAGGTATACCTCCACTCTGCAGGCTTATAAGAATATCGCTAGCGTGGAAGGCGCGAGAGGCCTTTGGAAAG GAACCATGCCGAACATCTCGCGGAACGCTATCGTGAATGTGGCGGAGATAGTCTGTTACGATGTCATCAAGGATCTCATTCTGGTCAGCGGCTATCTCCACGACGGGATACCGTGTCACTTGACGGCCGCAACGGCCGCGGGACTTTGCACCACTCTGGCAGCGAGTCCTGTGGATGTAGTGAAGACGCGTTACATGAACAGCGCAGCCGGCGAGTACAAGGGCGCGATAGACTGTGCCATCAGGACCTTCGTCCAGGAGGGCCCATCCGCATTCTACAAGGGTTTCGTGCCGAGTTTCTCGCGCCTAGTTTCCTGGAATATCGTACTCTGGGTGACATACGAACAA